A part of Tachysurus vachellii isolate PV-2020 chromosome 4, HZAU_Pvac_v1, whole genome shotgun sequence genomic DNA contains:
- the ddit3 gene encoding DNA damage-inducible transcript 3 protein, which translates to MTAEWMYPPGVAPLCGAELEAWYEDLQDILGSDAGGAKHTRPPPCAEKEPEFLDVLESCSLTWLTEGQVWGEGVQRVMEEPSPSPLLLSQPPAQEEQRGARETASSGAGDLLPPEFFELLSEGGVGLVETGAAMVTNGYHHHHPPNPPPASPSASEEELPTVPNSSPSCSSSSSSSLSPSLNCSPSSSPPLSPPPAPTSSRLGKRKKGSALSSPFSGKKSRKEREQENERKVQELTDQNERLKAEIERLGEEVQRTRRALIERLVNTRK; encoded by the exons ATGACTGCGGAGTGGATGTACCCCCCCGGCGTGGCGCCGCTGTGTGGTGCAGAGTTGGAGGCGTGGTATGAAGACTTGCAAGATATATTGGGATCCGATGCAGGTGGGGCCAAGCACACACGCCCCCCGCCCTGCGCCGAG AAAGAGCCGGAGTTCCTGGATGTCTTGGAGAGCTGCTCACTCACCTGGCTGACGGAGGGGCAGGTGTGGGGGGAGGGGGTGCAGCGTGTGATGGAGGAGCCTTCACCATCTCCGCTGCTCCTCAGCCAGCCACCGGCACAGGAGGAGCAGCGTGGTGCACGAGAGACGGCAAGCTCTGGTGCAGGAGACCTTCTGCCCCCCGAGTTCTTCGAGCTGCTGAGTGAAGGAGGAGTTGGCCTGGTGGAAACTGGGGCGGCTATGGTCACCAATggctaccaccaccaccaccccccgaACCCTCCGCCTGCCTCCCCATCAGCCAGCGAGGAAGAGCTGCCCACAGTCCCAAACTCGTCCCCGTCctgctcctcatcctcctcatcctcgcTGTCGCCTTCCCTTAACTGCTCACCTTcctcctcccctcctctctctcctccaccaGCCCCTACCTCTTCACGTCTGGGCAAGAGGAAGAAAGGGAGTGCACTTTCGTCACCTTTCTCAGGGAAGAAGAGCAGAAAGGAGCGGGAACAGGAGAATGAGAGGAAGGTGCAGGAGCTGACCGACCAGAACGAGAGGCTTAAAGCCGAGATTGAGCGACTTGGCGAGGAAGTTCAGCGGACACGCCGCGCTCTCATCGAGAGGCTCGTCAATACCAGGAAGTGA